Below is a window of Gossypium hirsutum isolate 1008001.06 chromosome A12, Gossypium_hirsutum_v2.1, whole genome shotgun sequence DNA.
GCTGCTGGTGCTTTGTTTGCAACTCTTATTTTACCCGGTTAAAGTCCTCTCAAACTCCAACAGAATCAAAGATCAAGCCAAAGAGCATTGAAGGAAAGCTACTTGGTGCTGCAAATTAAAGGATCAAGTAGCAGCTTACTGGATGGCATAAAGAGCTGCTATTTGGGTGAAATTACAGCAGAGATTTTGATGTTTTGCAGTAGCAAATTGACGACAAAGACAACAGCAAAAAAACAATGGTTTGAAGGAGCTGGCAATATTTAAGGCTTTGGACTGCGATTTCTGTTGAagttttattatgtatttaagaaaATTACACAATCCCATATTCTTGAAATAAACCTACCAAGGTAATGTTGAAATAAACCTATTAATAGAAGTATTTGTTAAATCGTGACAATATCTTAGAGTGATCCTTACACCTCAAGCAACAGTTTCAAATTTCTAACCTTCGGAATTCTAACAATTTGATGGCTATTTTGGAGTAGCTGAAGCAAATAGCAACAGTAAATTGAAGGATGATCGGCACCAATTTGCAGCAAACTGAGGCAATTTTGGTCGGCAAACAAGCAAGAAGATGGCCAACAATTTGGAACCAATAAAAGACCGACGGTGGTGAAGGCAAAAAGTGACAAGGCAGCGGTGGAATTTAGAAAGAATGATGGCAGAGGTTCAAAACAACGTATTTCTAACCCTAAATTTTATGATGGAGATCGAAACAAACGGGAGTAGGGTTTTGAAGCTAATTAAAGTAGCATGGACGGCTTAGATAAAATAGAAAGGGAGAGAAACTAAAAGGAAAATTATGAATTGAGGACTTCTAGTTTTAAAAGACTTTTAATTATCTTAATATACCTAACAAAAATTCTTAAGAAAATCCCCACTATCATAATCTAATGTaaacaacaataacaataataatacgaCACGACATACTCCGCTAATATATtgaaaatgaaacaacaacttaaTTCTAACTTTAATCTCCcactaatttttgaaaattgtgGAGGCAATATTAGCTAATTATTGATGAGTGACATTCGATAATGCCAACAGCAAATTACCACTAAAGTAGTTTATTATTTACCTTATTTGATTTgacaatttaatgaaaaaaattttgagacTATTCATGTGTTGTTTTATGAAAATACTATGATCTATCTATGAAAACTAATCCATGGCTTTTGAAGATTGAATTGGATATAAGTGAATCAATTCAACCCTTAAAATATGGAGATTTAATCGAGATTGTATTGTTGATTTTGGAGACCATATCTTCGATTGATTGTGCTTTGATTGTTAATGACGTAATAGTTATTTTAAGGAGTTACTTTGTATTCACTTGGATTCTATGTCaacaaaccaaaatcaaaatatgcttTTGAGACATGTCTAGGTATATACGAGAGTTTATTGAGTGCATTCTAATctattcattgaagaaatgtttTTGTGAGTGTGCAAATTGTTATTGTAAACATTATTGAGTGTTTACTGCTAAGTTCTTAGGGAGAGGATTTGGAGGTGAGTATTCTAGTATTTAGGTATAAATGTGAGATCTCTATACTTGGAAAGTGATAGAGTTTGAATCACGTGTAGTATTTGTGAACAAAGATGGTTAAATTACTCACTAAGCTAAGCTCCGTAGATGTAGGAAAATTGAACTATGTAAACAAATCCTTGATGTTATTTGTTATCTTGTTTGCACAGTTTCGTAGTGCCAAGTTGTAATGGCCACTGCAGTCTAACACTTCCATTGTAGACATCATTTTAAGCAAACAAGTAACTTATGGTagcaacaaaattttaatttaatccttaaaacaaaATCGAATGTCAATTTAGTCATGaaatcaagctaaaatttcaaatagGTTCATAAAAATACTGAAAatctaaatttgataatttagtacaaaattgtttaataatttattataaaaatgttttattgATTTTATCTCGACTCGGTGCAAAATTTGGTACCAAAAAATTTTGAAGCGTTACATTCATGTTTTTTGGTATTTCCTTAGAATTTTATGTATTCCCTCATAATTTTTGGCACTCTCTCATGTTTATTGGTATTCTCTCATTATTTTTGGTACACACCTCATAAATTTTTTGTATAAAGAATATCACTACGGTATAAACAAAGAGTTTAAGAGTAAGCATTACACAATCTCCAAGagtatttttttggaaaaagaagAGAATAGATTCCCCGTTTTTATACTCCCTTATGTATTTTGGTatgcttttataattttttgtctggtttataatttttaatatgctTTCGCAATAATTGGAAATATAATTTTCTTtagtgaaaatattatttttcatattaaaaattttaatgggaTTTTATTGAAGggaaaatttggaaatttttaattattaattttgcatACTAATattcaatactaaaaatattatatataaggataaatttttaaaaataaaaaaaaattaaataaataaaacaaactaaTATTTGATAATCCATTATAATTTTTGATACTTCAATTTTTTTGTAAACCCAACACTCATACTTTTTGGtactttcttataattttttgtatTCTCTTATAATGTATTTTTGGTATTTCGTCATTATTTTTTGTACTCTCGTGTTTTTTTATATGCTCTCATAGTTTTTTATATAAaccttcataattttttatatgcttTGGAAAAGAGGATTTGggatcaaatatatatatagttaaaaaaaatttattttgcatGTTAATAGGATTTTGTTGACGAAaagctttaaaattattaattttacataGTGTAAAAGAAAGAGAAGCTTTCTTTCTGGATGCGGTTGAGTTGTGATGTCAGTCTATTCAGCAAGGGAAGTTGAGGCTTTAATCGATCgtttattttgaaaatggcaATGGAACCTCCAAGACTATGCCTTCTCAACCTACTTATCTAGCAGTGGGTTAAAAGGCCTACTCTAGTGGGACTTCCCTATACACTGACTGCTCCTTCCTTGCCACATCGGAAATTCACTTCGAAGCGCAACAAAAGGGAACCTTCTCTCTAATAAAATGAACCATCATCAGCTCACTACATCCTTCCCCCATCCtctctttttatttccttttcaatctacctttataaatataatacatattgaaAAACAAATAGATCAACATTATATATAACAAGGGATAATTTCTTAATCCATAAGCCAAACTAGGATCTTACTGAAGAAGAGAGCTGAGATACAGGACGAAAACTTACCAGCAGATGGTAAAATACATATATAGCTTCTCACCATTCTAATATTACTATGGATCACCAATGCATATACATTAAGAAAACGAGTTGATACTACTTATAATAATTGCATCCACAAAATGAACAGCAAAACAGCTTCACCAGCATTCAAAGCCTTGCCTCTCCTCCCTTCTACTCACTTGTTCTCTAACACTTCTTTCACTACATCGATGATGCAAGTCAGGTCAGGGATCTTTTGCTTATGTTGATACAGATCAAATGGCCTCAGATTTGCTAGTAGGAACCCAAGAAACTTGGAATGGTTGCTAAGTGTGCAGTGCCATGAATAAATTCTGCTTGCAAGCATGCTCCGGAATAAGTTTCTTGACAACTTCTGGAGGGATACCAGAGAGCTCTGCCGATTAAGAGGAAAAAGAGAGCAAGAGGTTAAGACCACTCAGCAGGCTGGAAAGTCATCAAGATATGATTAACCAATTGAACAACGTAGTTACTAGATAGATTTTATCAtagctcttttttttcttttatgctaTGATGATCTGTCAATGAGATTTCTCAGCAGAATAAAGCAACAATGCATCTAAATGACATAAGATGCTAGTATTTAAGTACCAAGCGGAACTGACCTTGAGGCTTGAAATTGAAGAGAGGTGGTAGAGGACGGCCGTTGGGAAGGCGAACATTTGGGTCCCTCAATTCATCAAAGAAAGGGTGAACGCAAGCCTCCAACTAAAGAAGTACCAGTACAAGGAGATACACATGGAAACGGGAGAAAGAAGAGGCtgattattgaattatatttttaccattaCTTATCAAGGAAGCAAACTTAAGAATGTCACACTTACAGCAGTGCATCGCAAATTAGGAGAGTACTGAAAAAACCTACAGACAAGGTCTACTGCTTCTGGAGGTAAACGCTTTTGGAAGACCTGTTGCAAATATGTATTAtgaactttgaaaaataaatattatgacAAAGGCAcaaaaaatggagaagaaaaaaGAACATGCATATACCTTGTGCCATGGATGTGGTTTTATCTGGGGAAACTTGAATTCAGTGTAGTTCGGGTTCATGCACTTGATCTCCTCCCTTGTTGGAGTCCCCAAAACCTAAACAACAATTGAAAATATATAGAAGCTTTCTTAGGGCCATCCAAAAGGCACCAAACAAATAGTTATGGCGCAGACTGTATCCGGCACTACTTTTAAGTTTTAACATATTCAAATCCCCAAATACTGaatttatttgattcaacattttttttctctattcACCAAAAGGAAAAGTGACACCATAGAAACTCATTTCTAACTTCTGTGAAAAGTGTCAACTTATATTCGGAGTTTATAAACCAACCCAAGAGTACATTTAGTTTCATTCTTAACATAACtgagtttaagaaaaagttagtcTACACtgattataaaaatttatggttTATTTTATTAGCATCCTTTTGGTCAATCTATAATCTTAGAGTTGGGTTGGGATGTCATAAACTTCAACTGATTTGTCCTATTCTAGCCAATGGTCAAAATTAAGTAACAGATTAATCATGCCTCAAAAGCATAAACTCCAAAAAATTTACGAGAATTGGTAGAAGCAATCACCTTAATGATTTCAACTAATTGGTCGACCCCGCTCTCACCAGGAAACAGTGGCTGCATGGTAAGTTAGAAGTCAGAAACAACTGACTTATTAAGCCAACAGTAACTTATAACAGTATTATTCTGATTATACAAACCTGTCCAAGAAGCAACTCAGCCATCACACAACCAGTGGACCATATATCTATGGCAGTTGCGTACTCAGTAGCACCAAATATGAGTTCAGGAGCACGATAATATCTCGAGCAGATGTAAGAAACATTAGGCTCTCCCTTTACCTGAAAACATTGGAAAGGAACCATGCTCAGGTGAGGAAAACAGAACTGGCCACAAAAATTACTATTGTATCAAGCTTACCAGCATTTTAGCACTCCCAAAATCACAAATTTTCAGCTGATGTGTATGTGGATTCACCTGGGCATGAACCATAGCAGTTCTCATCAAATAGAGGACAATTTGAAACCAAATATGAAGCCagtttaacattttcttttttcctcacataaaaagaaaaaaataataaatcctCAAGCTACCTAATTTATATCAGGGTAGCTCCACATAACTACTATATGTCTAGCAAAGATAAAAAGAACGAAGCCAATAATTCAAAGGTCTCTATAAGGTCAAGAGACTTTACCACCAAGAGTAACAAACAATACATTTATGAGCGAAGTGTACACTATTACATGAAAAAATATCTCTTTCTGCGGCAAATACATGATTCCTGAGAAGAAGAGTCTTACAAGTAAGTTTTGAGGTTTAATATCACGGTGACATATACCAATGCAGTTGTGTATATAGGCAAGTGCTCTGCAAATCTGCAAACCAAAAGAAGACAATTAACTACAGCTTTCTTCTATTCAATTAAAATCTTTTTGCATTTAAACTAGACTGAAGAAAGGGATAAAGAAAAGCAAATTTAtctcaaaagaaattaaaatatttgaccAACCTTATGGGAAAGCAAtagtttgaatttaaaattgAAGGATGACTTCTCATTATATTACCATATGAGATAATAACAATACCAGAGAAGTTAGACCACAAATCATTTTTCAAACAATTTTGAACTACCCAATTACCCAGTAAAAGGTAATCCGAAGAAAGAAGCATATTCCAACTCCATCAGTCCATAAATCAACAAAATATATAAGGATATGCTTCCATAAAACAGGGACGCACCTGATAGGTATAGAGTTTAACATATATTAAAGGCATTCGTGTGTTGATCCGGCTGTAGCTTCTTGCTGTGCGATTAACAGTCTCAGGAACATACTCAAGAACAAGATTGAGGTAGAGTTCCTCCTTGTctgtttttgagaaaaaataatgCTTAAGGGACACTATATTTGGATGGTCCAGCATTTGCATAATCTGTAACTCCCTGTTCTTGTAACGCTTGTCTTGTAGAACCTTCTTGATGGCAATAATTTCTCCAGTTTCACGACATTTTGCCTGCAGCAATCAGCCGACTCATTTCAAGGTTATAATCTATTTGAATAAATTCAAGAACATATTTACAGACAGGAGTATAATAGAAGTACATACTTGGAAAACAACACCAAAAGAACCAGTTCCAACCACATGCTCAGCAATATAACTGACATTCTGTCAAtcaaaacaaaaagtaaaatgatGCGGGTCAGTAACAAAACCAAATAAATTGAATTTCACAAGAAAATTTGCAAgctaatttatttttcttccAACCTGCTTTGAATGACCATTTCGACCACCAATGGTTGTTCTTATCACATGCCCTGTTTCAGCACCCACTCCATCAACTACATCAGGTTCACTGTCCTGCATGGACAACAAAAGGGGTCACTTACAAGTATAAAAGCATTTTGCAAAGATTGTGAACTTCTACTTAAGGTTTCAACAGCAAACTACCATATTTTCAATTAGATATTTTGGCACGTCCAATCCCCCACCCCAACCCCTCTCTATATATAAATTGAGCTGCTTACTCTGTCTTCGTCATGGTCCACTTTGTCTCTCAATCTCATTTCAAGCATTTCTCTCCCCAGCCAATCAACAGAACTAGAAGAACTTTTGAAACCGTTGACAGACCTTGAACTACCTGCTCCACCATTTCCTAGGCTTGCAGAAGCCATAATTCAGCCAGGAAACCTTAATAGATTCTCTAGTATTTGCTATCCACCATATACTCTGCAGTGCAGCTGCCCATCCCGTCCAAGCACCAATCTTCCTAACAGATTCCCGAAATTAAGAGTCAGAAACCTTAACAAAGATAAATATAGAATGATTTGTTAACATAAATAGCCACCAACTGAGATAAAAAGATCTGATAAGAAGAGAAAGAAATGCATCAAGAAAATAGCTTCCTAGACAACATCACAAGAATAAACTCCTCAAATAGAAACAATTATATGCTTCTAGGAGAGGTGAACTTAATCGTTTACATATTAGAACAAATAACAAcaagatagataaaatggaatatTGAAAACATGTTGGAATTAAAATTATCAGTTCTTTGCGTAGGATATAATTTTAGGAATTTGTGTCAGAAGAAATGTAACGAAACAAGGAAACTGGGAAACAAAGAAGAAATATATTCTCAGTCAAGAAACGAAATGTTAAGACAAACAGACCAGAGCTTGACTTCAAAATAGTGAGATCAGCTATATAAATTCATTTCCATGTAAAAGTTAAAGTCTAATGTCGTACTCTCTGAAAGATGCCCTAGATTTACTGTTTTGCTTAATCTTCAGTCAATTATTTTACCTTAAAAAATGAACCTTCtttccattaaaaaaaacctTACTTCTTagcaattaatttcataaaataatcaCTGTGATCTcaaaataatgtaaaagaaaaaccgaggacaaaatagtaacaaaattagcaaaaagagaagaaaatctcacagTAACTCACAATCACAACGTGAAATCATCCGTCTAACTGGTAACAAGCTTCGATCAGATCCAACCCTAATCTAACCAATCGAAACACAAGAAACCACACCTATGTCCACTCTAAGGATAAATTTATAGAAGAAAATCCTTAAAAAAAGCACTTCTGCTTACAATTAAACCTAAACTATAATTAAACCTAAACTAtgtcacttaaaataaaaaaattaaaaaaaaagatcgtGAAAACATTGTTAGCGTTTCGGATACTCACTGGGAAGAGTTGGAAATGAAACTTGGAACAGATCAAGCGCATCTTTCTCTTCCAATCTCCGGCGTCCACTTACGAATTCAAAGCAGctcttgcaaaaaaaaaaaaaagggaaactaAGAACAGTTTCTGATCTGATCAAGTGTTCTATTttcttgattttccttttttttattttttgtaatttacaTTTTTCTATATTCTTTTGAGTGGAGAGAGGGATGGGGATATATATACATGTAGAGAGAAAGTGAGTGTTTGGAGTTTTATGGATGTTTTTGGGAATGAAATTAAGAACTGAAAATTACCTGACAACCTTCATTTAACCTAATAATTATAATCATCATTGCTATTTTCTTTTAAACAAATCCCTTCACTGTTGCTTCTATTCCGCTTCCATtcattctaaattattttttgttaatcaGTTCAAATCAACTTCTTCAATCCCACAGGATATACTTGTTTTCCTTTTTCAAACTAAATAACCACGTAAATTTATACCtaatttaaaataacattttatccCTAACGAATCCAacatttttatctaatttaattataaatttcattcgtccaaccctacaaaaattggaaatttattttttatattttaatttattggaATTTCATcttacatttaaaataaataaatataattcaattatcAATAACCACATAAAACTGAACTTTAAACGgctggtttttctttttttttttttttgaagtagtgatttaatagcaaaatttaaaagtattatccaattacattaaattttcaatttttataaagtaGAGAGGTAGAAATTTAGAATCTGACGTGTGCCTAATTACTTTACCAGATCTATAATATCAACAGAATCAGTTCAATTATTTTGATTTGGAATAAAAATAAGAATCATTATATTACGCCACCTATTTCTTTAActaattttgtttatttcttaCTCTTCATATTATATACAATCATAATAcaacttttatttctttaaaatgacGAGGAGAATTGTTAGTGAAGCTTTTTGCATTGTTAATCAAAGCTTAGTATTtacaattttcttttactttagaGGACGAGATaagattaaaagaattgaaggcatCAAAGTGTTAAAATGACTTACATTGAATTACTAACATTGAATTACATTAATTAAAGAGCTACaagagattaaattaaaatattagacaaTTATACCATTACCTGCTTCCATTGGTTAACCCAGTTATCACGCGAttcttaatttgattttattttataattattcggATATGATAATGTTATACTtgtgattgtattgaatttgaatGAGAATTAAGTAGAATAACTGGATGATAAAtctaatttgttattatagactCAACCCAATAGACTGGAAATTATCAAATCATATaccttataaatttaaaattagttgatATGATTAAAAATTGCTATAATAAACTCAAATCAGTGCTTATATAAAATTCGTAAGATATTGCGTAAAATGATAAAACAGGAAAGGAGAGTAGCCAAGGCCATAATCATGGGTAAGAAAGGGCAATTATATAAATGTCGAGTTAAGGTGTCCTCCTCCTCcactacacatacatatatacataccctCTGTAACGATATAAAAGTAGTTTGCTTATCtataagaaaaaagaagaaaagaaaaacactaGTTATGGTCCACTacataattaaagaaaaaagagtaTACATATGGACATGTTCTGCCCCAACTTGTCTCTAGAATTCTATCTAATTTacatctctctctttttttttctattctaaaattatttcatttttagatATACTAACGTTGAATGATCAAGATCCAACAAAACATAATCTAAAAAAGGAACAGTATTCTGAGGAGTTATTCTGGACTCCTCTGATAGTGCATGAATACGAAGGGTAACGTCTAAACCTAACAATCTAGGAATGAACTACTAAATTTACATGATAGAAATGTGGCGCTCCTTTCGCTTCAAAAGATACTCGTCTTTTTTGTTGAAATACCTTAAAAAAATTCTTggtttttattactattattattattttgccataaagtataatttatttgAAGAAGAAACACTTATCCAATTTTCAACCAGCACTTtattaagagaaaaagaaaagaaagaaatctcGTTGGGCAATCACATCAAATGGCATCATCAATTTGAGTAACATGGGGAGATGGGTTCCCAACGACATTTAAATCTACCATATTCCTCCAAAACACTCAAAAAGTATCAACGTAGTCAAAGAAATAAAGATCCAAAACAAGCTGCGAAGGAGGGTGACTTCCCTTCTCTTGCACAAAACCCACCTGAAAACTTGTGGGGGCTGGCTGGCTGCCTTTTATACACAAAGTGCTAACCCTAAACCTAAGTCCAGCAAACAAGACCACACCGCTGCATTTATATTTACAGTTCCAGTTGAGTCCTCAACTGGATAATATCTGCAGGGACCAAGAAAACAGTGGTATCGTGTGACTAGAAAATCATAACCTCCTCCTATTCTCAACCATCTTTCACAAAGATGGAGATTTCTTCACCCTCCCGTGTGTTAATTACAGTGATACCATCTGCAACCTCTGTAGGTCACTCAACCTTCTGCGATAAGATCATGGGTACCAAGACAGCCTACAGCAATTGCAACTGCATGCTCAAAATTCAAGTGACCATGCACTCTGCTGCATAAATAATGATACGAAGTGAGAATGACTATAAtaccttgaaataaaaataaatgtatattgCATCCGACAGCACAAATGAAATAGTATGAACCATGCAATGAGGCAACACCCTACCTACACTGGAATTTTCTTTCATGTGGCAAAATGGAAGATGACAGTCCCACTCCTCAAGACAACAATCCAATTCAATAAACCAATTTGTTTCACAGCCACGACAAACAAATTTTACTCGGATGGATGAATTCAAGCAGATTTTAATATTCCATACTCTAGATGAGATTTATGATCAATGTCTCATTCATAATATATTATCAGTAACACAGATTAATATTTCAAGGCACAGCTTCCGAACTTTTTCTTTTACATCACCGCTTTTCATAATTTGTAAAACTTCCGTCAAGATTCTTGTGTTCTGTTTGACAAAAGAATTAATCACAAGCTAATAACAGGAACACACTAATGGTTGCATTAGACCAAGTTCAAACAAGTTAGCTATGGTTTGACAGATGTTTCGAGTCTTAAGTTAACTTGGCAACCACCTAACTAATTCAAGGTGAACACTCAAGGCATTACCTGGCAAAAGGTTTAGACCTTTAACTAGACTCAAAAAAACAGACTGATTATGATCTAACTGGCCATTCCCTGAATTTCCAATACAGCACTCCAACAGGCTGAGAAATCAGTCCAAACTACATACTTCCTTTACAAAAACAAATAGTTCACATCATGCTCTAAACTGTGTAACTTTCAAGCTGGTAAAGCAGTGGCCAACAAATTCAAATCATTACAATAAATGCGTTCACAATAATTAAGTGCTTACCATTTTAAAAATTCACTAAGAACCTGAACTAGATTTCTGTACCCAGACTTGTTTCTGCAAATTTGGAGAATAAATATTAACAGAATAACACTACTAAACATATCAGATATTACAGCACAAATATAATCACCTCATGAGAACCATAGGCAGAAGCATTGCCTCTCTTCCCTGGTTTCCCATCACTCACAACAGATGATCCATCAGCAACTGCTCCGCATCGGCTACCATGTTTAGAGGATCCTGCATAAATTTACAAGAAATATTGATGAAATGCAAACAAACACAAAACAGACAGTTAATCAGCTTCCAAACACAAAGCTAACCACCATCAAAAGAACTGTTACGTGCACTTCTGACAGTTTTAGATTGCATGCTCCAAACATTAGATAAATCAACTTTAGTATCACCATAAGCCCCTGCCAATTATATATGGAAAAAGAAACATCAAAAGTTGTTCTCCCTAAGGAAAATTATGATTATGCAGTTCTGGCTTGTTGCTGCTACTCACAGAGCACATAATGCAAAATCCCAAGTACAAACATATGCAAGTTCTCAATTCAATGTGTCATGATAGCAATCAATTATATTTAGTAGAAAATCCCCAGGATAATGATTATCCCAAGTAACAATAATAGCTGAGATTAAACATACCTTCTGAAGAATCTAAAGGTATATG
It encodes the following:
- the LOC107928351 gene encoding shaggy-related protein kinase kappa, whose protein sequence is MASASLGNGGAGSSRSVNGFKSSSSSVDWLGREMLEMRLRDKVDHDEDRDSEPDVVDGVGAETGHVIRTTIGGRNGHSKQNVSYIAEHVVGTGSFGVVFQAKCRETGEIIAIKKVLQDKRYKNRELQIMQMLDHPNIVSLKHYFFSKTDKEELYLNLVLEYVPETVNRTARSYSRINTRMPLIYVKLYTYQICRALAYIHNCIGICHRDIKPQNLLVNPHTHQLKICDFGSAKMLVKGEPNVSYICSRYYRAPELIFGATEYATAIDIWSTGCVMAELLLGQPLFPGESGVDQLVEIIKVLGTPTREEIKCMNPNYTEFKFPQIKPHPWHKVFQKRLPPEAVDLVCRFFQYSPNLRCTALEACVHPFFDELRDPNVRLPNGRPLPPLFNFKPQELSGIPPEVVKKLIPEHACKQNLFMALHT